Proteins encoded in a region of the Sphingomonas sp. HMP9 genome:
- the glpK gene encoding glycerol kinase GlpK produces MTDTIILAIDQGTTSTRSMTFGTDGVPRQTVRREFAQHYPQSGWVEHDAEDIWRDTVETLKDAADADGGKVAAIGITNQRETVVVWDRETGKPVHNAIVWQDRRTAKLCADLKADGNEPLVRERTGLILDPYFSGTKLKWILDNVEGVRARADRGELAFGTIDSFLLWRLTGGKVHATDASNASRTLLFDIHKGAWDPDMLRMLDIPESLLPAVKNNSTIFGETTPDLLGRSVPIGGMAGDQQAAVVGQACFQRGDAKSTYGTGCFVLLNTGKEAVTSKNGMLTTIAYQLDGEITYALEGSIFVAGAAVKWLRDGLGLINRAADTNDMATKLDGNGGVYMVPAFVGLGAPHWDPDARASITGLTFAATGSHIARAALESVAYQTTDLMNAMVADGARDARQIRVDGGMAANDWFCQFLADMLDTDVVRPANIETTAAGAAFLAGMAVGIWNGPDDIAGAWREDRTFSPVMKTDDRTALMAGWQDAVDRTRSRTKA; encoded by the coding sequence GTGACCGACACTATCATCCTGGCGATCGACCAGGGCACGACTTCGACCCGGAGCATGACGTTCGGCACCGACGGCGTCCCGCGCCAGACCGTCCGCCGCGAGTTCGCGCAGCATTACCCGCAATCGGGCTGGGTCGAACATGATGCCGAGGATATCTGGCGCGACACGGTCGAGACGCTGAAGGACGCCGCGGACGCGGACGGAGGTAAGGTCGCCGCGATCGGCATCACCAACCAGCGCGAGACGGTGGTGGTGTGGGACCGCGAGACCGGCAAGCCCGTCCACAACGCGATCGTCTGGCAGGATCGCCGTACCGCCAAGCTGTGCGCGGACCTGAAGGCGGACGGTAACGAACCGCTGGTCCGCGAACGGACCGGTCTGATCCTCGACCCCTATTTCTCGGGGACGAAGCTCAAATGGATCCTCGACAACGTCGAGGGTGTTCGTGCTCGCGCCGACCGGGGCGAACTCGCGTTCGGGACGATCGACAGCTTCCTGCTCTGGCGGCTGACCGGCGGCAAGGTCCATGCAACCGACGCATCGAATGCATCGCGCACGCTGCTGTTCGACATCCACAAAGGCGCGTGGGATCCGGATATGCTGCGAATGCTCGACATTCCCGAAAGCTTGCTGCCTGCGGTCAAGAACAACAGCACGATCTTCGGTGAAACCACCCCGGACCTGCTCGGCAGGTCGGTGCCGATCGGCGGGATGGCGGGCGACCAGCAGGCTGCAGTGGTCGGCCAGGCCTGTTTTCAGCGCGGCGATGCCAAATCGACGTACGGCACCGGCTGTTTCGTGCTGCTCAACACCGGCAAGGAGGCGGTGACCAGCAAGAACGGCATGCTGACGACCATCGCCTATCAGCTCGACGGGGAAATTACCTACGCGCTCGAAGGGTCGATTTTCGTCGCCGGTGCGGCAGTGAAGTGGCTGCGCGACGGCCTGGGGCTCATCAACCGCGCCGCGGACACCAACGACATGGCGACCAAGCTCGACGGCAATGGCGGCGTCTACATGGTGCCGGCGTTCGTCGGTCTCGGCGCGCCGCACTGGGACCCTGACGCGCGCGCCAGCATCACTGGCCTCACCTTCGCCGCGACCGGATCGCACATCGCCCGCGCGGCGCTCGAGTCCGTAGCCTATCAGACGACCGACCTGATGAACGCGATGGTCGCCGACGGCGCGCGCGATGCTCGCCAGATCCGCGTCGATGGCGGGATGGCGGCGAACGACTGGTTCTGCCAGTTCCTCGCGGACATGCTCGACACCGACGTGGTTCGCCCGGCCAATATCGAGACGACGGCGGCGGGTGCCGCGTTCCTTGCCGGCATGGCGGTCGGGATCTGGAACGGTCCCGACGACATCGCCGGAGCCTGGAGGGAGGATCGAACGTTCAGCCCGGTGATGAAGACCGACGACCGAACGGCCCTGATGGCGGGGTGGCAGGACGCCGTTGATCGAACGCGTTCGAGGACCAAGGCATGA
- the glpD gene encoding glycerol-3-phosphate dehydrogenase: protein MTSNTGSDSNGSSDVDLLVIGGGVNGTGIARDAAGRGLTVMLVEQDDLAAHTSSASSKLIHGGLRYLEMYEFRLVREALEEREKLLDIAPHLIRGMRFVMPLADGMRPAWLIRIGLFLYDHIGGRSRLPKSIGVRLDQTAWGNGLKPVKRGFVYSDGWVDDARLVVLNALDAAERGADIRTHVKFEGATREADRWVATLGDGSIVRARAIANTSGPWVGKVLDNMPAAHHEPPPRLVKGSHIVVPQLFEGDHAFILQNDDKRVIFAIPYQDNLTLVGTTDKPFDSDPSAPTIDPDETEYLCASVNRYFTRQTKPADVVMSYSGVRPLFDDGNANASKVTRDYVLKLGTADAPQLLSAFGGKITTYRRLSEHALQELAPFLPPMAEAWTHDAPLPGGDLPPGGIAAFAESVGRRWPFLDAATVLRMSHAYGTRIDAVLGDATSIENLGHGLSTREVDYLINTEWARSVDDILWRRTKLGIHGGAALHDAVAAYLGRRA from the coding sequence ATGACCAGCAATACCGGATCGGATAGCAACGGATCAAGCGACGTCGACCTTCTGGTCATCGGTGGCGGGGTGAACGGCACCGGGATCGCCCGCGATGCCGCCGGTCGCGGATTGACGGTGATGCTGGTCGAGCAGGATGACCTGGCCGCGCATACCTCGTCAGCGAGTTCCAAGCTGATCCATGGCGGCCTGCGCTATCTGGAAATGTACGAGTTCCGGCTGGTGCGCGAAGCCCTTGAGGAGCGCGAGAAACTGCTCGATATCGCGCCTCACCTCATCCGTGGCATGCGTTTCGTCATGCCGCTGGCGGATGGCATGCGCCCGGCCTGGCTGATCCGGATCGGCCTGTTCCTGTACGATCATATCGGCGGCCGCAGCCGACTGCCCAAGTCGATCGGCGTGCGACTCGATCAGACGGCATGGGGCAACGGACTGAAGCCGGTAAAACGGGGGTTCGTCTATTCGGACGGCTGGGTCGACGATGCACGGCTGGTGGTGCTCAACGCACTCGATGCCGCCGAGCGCGGCGCCGACATTCGCACGCATGTGAAGTTCGAAGGCGCGACGCGCGAGGCGGACCGGTGGGTCGCCACGCTGGGCGACGGCAGCATCGTCCGCGCACGCGCCATCGCCAACACGTCCGGTCCGTGGGTCGGCAAGGTCCTGGACAACATGCCGGCGGCGCACCACGAGCCGCCGCCGCGGCTGGTCAAGGGCAGCCATATCGTCGTGCCCCAGCTGTTCGAGGGGGATCACGCGTTCATCTTGCAGAACGACGACAAGCGGGTGATCTTCGCGATTCCTTACCAGGACAACCTCACGCTGGTCGGCACCACCGACAAGCCGTTCGACAGCGATCCGTCCGCGCCGACCATCGACCCCGACGAGACCGAGTATCTCTGCGCCAGCGTGAACCGGTATTTTACGCGCCAGACGAAACCGGCCGACGTCGTGATGAGCTATTCCGGGGTACGTCCGCTTTTCGACGACGGCAACGCGAACGCGTCCAAGGTCACGCGCGACTATGTCCTGAAGCTCGGCACGGCCGATGCGCCTCAGCTATTGTCCGCGTTTGGTGGCAAGATCACAACCTATCGCCGGCTTTCCGAGCACGCCTTGCAGGAACTTGCGCCATTCCTTCCGCCGATGGCCGAAGCCTGGACCCACGATGCGCCCTTGCCCGGCGGCGACTTGCCGCCCGGCGGGATCGCGGCGTTCGCCGAGTCGGTGGGTAGACGCTGGCCGTTTCTCGATGCCGCAACCGTGCTGCGTATGTCGCATGCGTATGGCACCCGAATCGATGCCGTGCTCGGCGACGCGACCAGTATCGAAAACCTCGGCCACGGCCTTTCGACGCGCGAAGTCGACTATCTCATAAACACGGAATGGGCACGCTCCGTCGATGACATTTTATGGCGACGGACCAAGCTCGGCATTCACGGAGGCGCCGCGCTGCACGACGCCGTTGCCGCGTATCTCGGCCGCCGCGCTTAG
- the rpsU gene encoding 30S ribosomal protein S21: MQIIVRDNNVDQALRALKKKLQREGVYREMKLRRHYEKPSEKRAREHAAAVSRARKADRKRAERDN, encoded by the coding sequence ATGCAGATCATCGTCCGTGACAACAATGTCGACCAAGCCCTCCGCGCGCTGAAGAAAAAGCTGCAGCGGGAAGGTGTTTATCGCGAGATGAAGCTGCGTCGCCATTATGAGAAGCCGTCGGAGAAGCGGGCTCGTGAGCACGCTGCCGCAGTGAGTCGTGCGCGCAAGGCCGACCGCAAGCGCGCAGAGCGCGATAATTAA
- a CDS encoding response regulator transcription factor: MTATIALVDDDRNILTSVSIALQTEGFVTRVYSDGETALKALTDNPPDLAVFDIKMPRMDGLELLRRLREKSQIPVIFLTSKDDELDEALGLAMGADDYIAKPFSQRLLIARIRAILRRTELAQSPGTETEAEAAGPLDRGRLSMDPARHRTLWGGEPVTLTVTEFMILETLAQRPGIVKTRNQLMDAAYQDDIYVDDRTIDSHIKRLRRKFRQVDPAFDAIETLYGAGYRFSEE, translated from the coding sequence ATGACGGCAACGATCGCGCTGGTCGACGACGACCGCAACATCCTGACCTCCGTGTCGATCGCGCTACAGACCGAAGGCTTCGTCACGCGCGTCTATTCGGACGGCGAGACCGCGCTCAAGGCGTTGACCGACAATCCACCCGACCTTGCGGTTTTCGACATCAAGATGCCGCGGATGGATGGGCTCGAATTGCTTCGCCGGCTGCGCGAGAAGAGCCAGATCCCGGTGATTTTTCTCACGAGCAAGGACGATGAGCTCGACGAGGCGCTCGGGCTCGCGATGGGCGCTGACGACTATATCGCCAAGCCGTTCTCGCAGCGGCTGCTGATTGCCCGGATTCGCGCGATCCTGCGACGTACCGAACTTGCGCAGTCGCCGGGGACGGAAACGGAAGCGGAAGCTGCGGGGCCGCTCGACCGCGGGCGGCTGAGCATGGATCCGGCGCGGCACCGGACGTTGTGGGGCGGCGAGCCGGTCACGCTGACGGTCACCGAGTTCATGATCCTCGAGACGCTCGCGCAGCGTCCCGGCATCGTGAAGACCCGCAACCAGCTGATGGATGCGGCGTACCAGGATGATATCTATGTCGATGACCGGACAATCGACAGCCACATCAAACGACTCCGCCGCAAATTCAGGCAGGTCGATCCCGCGTTCGACGCTATCGAGACATTATATGGTGCCGGGTATCGATTTTCTGAGGAATGA
- a CDS encoding sensor histidine kinase, whose translation MVPGIDFLRNELGVDGRDLTLRWSGQISLTRRILAVNIFALLLLAGGFFYLDSYRSRVVDNRVAQTAREARLIGEAIAAVDPALRDPLVLRLARDTGSRIRLFDAAGRTIVDSRSLGLRNFVLMDPDKEDWDQTIARFLDAAIDVVVMAPRPPLYRERSGTQQWPDVAAVRGRSLVSTTVWRAPDRTPVLTAAAPLRAGGVVMTTVNARDITKTVRIERFRLSMVLLGVSIVSILLSLFLARTIVRPLRRLARAAVRVRLGRAREVVVPRLPSRRDELGMLARALSDMSLALRARIDATEAFAADVTHEMKNPLASLRSAVEGLSRVKDPALQAQLLAIVRDDVHRLDRLLSDISEASRLDAQLSRAKFEPVDITAMIDGLVAQREARGVERGIRLRFDRNPDGRTVILGEGARLERVFENLIDNALSFSPDAGLIAISTIIAGEDLVVRVEDEGPGVPEDAREDVFNRFHSVRPDSETFGQHSGLGLAIARTIVDGHQGAIFVESREDRLDGARFVVTLPLADMPE comes from the coding sequence ATGGTGCCGGGTATCGATTTTCTGAGGAATGAGCTCGGCGTCGACGGGCGCGATCTCACGCTGCGATGGTCGGGACAGATCTCGCTCACGCGACGCATCCTGGCGGTCAACATCTTCGCACTGTTGCTGCTGGCGGGCGGGTTCTTCTACCTCGATTCGTATCGCAGCCGAGTCGTCGACAACCGCGTCGCGCAGACCGCGCGGGAGGCCCGACTTATCGGCGAGGCGATCGCCGCGGTCGATCCGGCGCTGCGCGATCCACTGGTGCTAAGGCTCGCCCGTGACACGGGCTCGCGAATCCGGCTGTTCGACGCGGCAGGACGGACGATCGTCGACAGCCGATCGCTAGGCCTGCGCAACTTCGTGCTGATGGATCCTGACAAGGAGGATTGGGACCAGACGATCGCCCGGTTCCTCGACGCGGCGATCGACGTCGTCGTGATGGCCCCCCGGCCGCCGCTCTACCGCGAGCGTAGTGGTACGCAGCAATGGCCCGACGTGGCCGCGGTACGGGGACGCAGTCTCGTTTCGACGACAGTCTGGCGCGCGCCGGACCGCACCCCCGTGCTGACCGCCGCCGCCCCGCTTCGTGCGGGCGGGGTCGTGATGACCACGGTCAACGCGCGCGACATCACGAAGACCGTGCGGATCGAGCGGTTCCGGCTGAGCATGGTGCTGCTGGGCGTATCGATAGTCTCGATTCTGTTGTCGCTGTTCCTCGCCCGCACGATCGTCCGTCCGCTCCGTCGTCTTGCGCGGGCGGCGGTGAGAGTGCGGTTGGGACGAGCCCGCGAAGTCGTCGTGCCCCGCCTTCCCTCCCGCCGCGACGAACTCGGCATGCTCGCCCGCGCGCTCTCGGACATGAGTCTGGCGCTCAGGGCACGGATCGACGCGACCGAGGCGTTTGCAGCCGACGTCACGCACGAGATGAAGAACCCCCTCGCCTCGCTCCGGTCGGCGGTCGAGGGGCTGTCGCGGGTCAAGGATCCGGCGCTTCAGGCGCAATTGCTCGCGATCGTCCGCGACGACGTGCACCGGCTTGACCGCCTGTTGTCCGATATCTCCGAGGCGTCGCGACTCGATGCGCAGCTGAGCCGCGCGAAGTTCGAGCCGGTCGATATCACCGCGATGATCGATGGGCTGGTCGCGCAGCGCGAAGCCAGGGGGGTCGAGCGCGGCATTCGCCTGAGATTCGACCGCAATCCGGACGGCCGCACGGTCATACTCGGCGAAGGCGCGAGGCTGGAACGTGTGTTCGAGAATTTGATCGACAACGCCCTGTCCTTCTCGCCCGACGCCGGCCTGATCGCGATCTCCACGATCATCGCGGGAGAGGATCTGGTCGTGCGCGTCGAGGACGAAGGTCCCGGCGTGCCCGAGGACGCGCGCGAGGACGTGTTCAACCGGTTCCATTCGGTCCGGCCCGACAGCGAGACGTTCGGCCAGCACTCCGGGCTCGGCCTCGCGATCGCGCGGACCATCGTCGACGGCCATCAAGGTGCGATCTTCGTCGAATCGCGCGAGGACCGCCTTGATGGCGCACGCTTCGTGGTAACCCTACCACTCGCCGACATGCCGGAGTAA
- a CDS encoding HPr kinase/phosphorylase has product MIEGASGSGKSDLALRLIDRGAILVSDDQTLVVRSGETLLARAPTTIAGCIEVRGIGILAMPCVEDVPVGLVVRIDSPVDRMPERRLRTIAGIDVRQVAVDPVEASAPIKVELALRNPEPLE; this is encoded by the coding sequence ATGATCGAAGGCGCGTCCGGGTCCGGAAAGTCCGACCTGGCACTGCGCCTGATCGACCGCGGGGCGATCCTCGTCAGCGACGACCAGACGCTGGTGGTGCGCTCGGGCGAGACCTTGCTCGCGCGGGCACCGACGACGATCGCCGGCTGCATCGAAGTTCGCGGGATCGGCATCCTCGCCATGCCCTGTGTCGAGGACGTTCCGGTCGGCTTGGTCGTTCGCATCGACAGCCCGGTAGATCGCATGCCCGAACGTCGTCTGCGAACCATTGCCGGGATCGACGTTCGCCAGGTCGCGGTCGATCCTGTCGAAGCCTCCGCCCCGATCAAGGTCGAACTCGCATTGCGCAATCCGGAGCCCCTAGAATGA
- the rapZ gene encoding RNase adapter RapZ, whose translation MTRPKDILLVTGMSGAGKSTVLKTLEDLGWEVVDNLPLRLLDRLLDTPLPEGSTADSQPLAIGIGARTRDFDPERIVSRIRDLRDQHALEIGMLFLDCSGAELERRYSETRRRHPLALDRPANDGIGRERELLAPLRDWANRLIDTTDMTANELAQQIRASFAGGERGAPTLSIRSFGFARGLLRNADLVFDMRFLRNPHWDPRLRPGTGLDADVSAYIMDDPAYEAAVSRIEELLILLLPRYRAEGKSYVTVAFGCTGGRHRSVHVADRVARRLRDAGFSPSIAHRDLGAAPQDALEGSPVVL comes from the coding sequence ATGACACGGCCCAAGGACATCCTGCTCGTCACCGGCATGTCGGGCGCCGGCAAGTCAACCGTGCTGAAAACGCTGGAGGATCTCGGCTGGGAAGTGGTCGACAACCTCCCGCTGCGGCTGCTCGACCGGTTGCTCGACACGCCGCTTCCCGAAGGATCGACCGCCGATTCGCAGCCGCTCGCGATCGGGATCGGCGCGCGGACGCGCGACTTCGATCCCGAACGGATCGTCAGCCGCATTCGGGACCTGCGCGACCAGCATGCGCTCGAGATCGGGATGTTGTTCCTCGATTGCTCGGGCGCCGAACTCGAACGCCGCTATTCCGAGACTCGCCGTCGCCACCCCTTGGCGCTCGACCGTCCTGCGAACGACGGCATTGGTCGGGAACGCGAATTGCTGGCGCCGCTTCGCGACTGGGCGAACCGCCTGATCGACACCACCGACATGACCGCCAACGAACTCGCGCAGCAGATCCGCGCGAGCTTTGCAGGCGGCGAACGCGGCGCGCCGACGTTGTCGATCCGATCGTTCGGATTCGCGCGTGGTCTGCTCCGCAACGCCGATCTCGTGTTCGACATGCGGTTCCTTCGCAACCCGCACTGGGACCCCAGGTTGCGTCCCGGCACCGGGCTCGACGCCGACGTGTCCGCCTACATCATGGACGACCCCGCCTATGAAGCCGCGGTGAGTCGGATCGAGGAACTGCTGATCCTGCTGCTTCCGCGCTACCGGGCGGAAGGCAAGTCGTACGTCACCGTCGCGTTCGGATGTACCGGAGGGAGACACAGATCGGTCCACGTCGCCGACCGCGTGGCGCGACGGTTGCGCGACGCGGGATTTTCGCCCAGTATCGCACACCGCGACCTGGGGGCCGCTCCACAAGATGCGCTCGAAGGATCACCGGTCGTCTTATGA
- a CDS encoding PTS sugar transporter subunit IIA — MIGLVLVTHGRLAEEFVRAMIHVVGPQERVAPIAIGPDDDMEERRADIAAAIQDVDVGRGVIVLTDLFGGTPSNLAISLMERGRIEVIAGMNLPMLIRLGSARKSMTVVAAVAAAREAGRKYISVASEVLGEAAA; from the coding sequence ATGATCGGCCTAGTCCTGGTAACGCACGGTCGATTGGCCGAGGAATTCGTTCGCGCGATGATCCACGTCGTTGGTCCGCAGGAACGCGTCGCGCCGATCGCGATCGGTCCCGATGATGACATGGAGGAGCGCCGCGCGGATATTGCGGCCGCCATCCAGGACGTCGATGTCGGTCGTGGCGTGATCGTGCTGACCGACTTGTTCGGCGGTACCCCGTCCAATCTTGCGATCTCGCTGATGGAGCGCGGGCGGATCGAGGTGATCGCCGGCATGAACCTCCCGATGCTGATTCGGCTTGGTTCGGCGCGCAAGTCGATGACTGTCGTCGCGGCGGTGGCAGCCGCGCGGGAAGCGGGACGCAAATATATCTCGGTCGCGTCCGAGGTTCTGGGCGAAGCTGCGGCGTGA
- a CDS encoding HPr family phosphocarrier protein, whose protein sequence is MNEVSRTVQITNRRGLHARASAKFVTLASAHPVEVSVTKDGSDHVTGTSIMGLMMLGAAMGDAITISAKGDGAEHTVAALAELVEAKFGED, encoded by the coding sequence GTGAACGAGGTTTCGCGCACCGTGCAGATCACCAACCGTCGCGGGCTCCATGCGCGCGCGAGCGCCAAGTTCGTCACGCTCGCATCCGCGCATCCGGTCGAAGTCAGCGTGACCAAGGACGGGTCGGATCACGTCACCGGCACCTCGATCATGGGCCTCATGATGCTCGGCGCGGCGATGGGCGACGCGATCACGATCAGCGCGAAGGGCGACGGCGCGGAGCACACGGTCGCCGCGCTTGCAGAACTGGTCGAAGCAAAATTCGGCGAGGATTGA
- a CDS encoding TrmH family RNA methyltransferase produces the protein MPREITAFSNPLIKYVRDLRDKRHRRAAKQFLAEGLRILTEARETGRLPRTLFYAAASANHPLVHALSMDVEDAGGDSIQTTPDILSKLSGKDNPQAVVGVFDEFDATLEDLDRTTSGIWLVAERLRDPGNLGTILRTGDAVGAGGLILIGESVDPFSVEAVRASMGALFTIPVVKTEWAPFQAWLRTGPGQLVGLSLDTETDYRAATYTGPTFLLTGNEAQGMPPEMAEACDVLVKIPMLGKADSLNAAVATAVMAYEVLARQGKSQTLG, from the coding sequence ATGCCCCGCGAGATAACCGCGTTTTCGAACCCGCTGATCAAGTATGTCCGCGATCTGCGCGACAAGCGACATCGGCGTGCGGCCAAGCAGTTTTTGGCCGAGGGCCTGCGCATCCTTACCGAAGCGCGCGAGACGGGACGCCTGCCGCGCACCTTGTTTTACGCCGCGGCAAGCGCAAACCACCCCCTTGTCCACGCGCTGTCAATGGATGTCGAAGATGCCGGTGGCGATTCGATCCAGACCACGCCGGATATCCTTTCGAAGCTGTCCGGCAAGGACAACCCCCAGGCGGTGGTCGGCGTGTTCGACGAGTTCGACGCGACGCTCGAAGACCTGGATCGCACCACCTCCGGCATCTGGCTGGTCGCAGAACGCCTGCGCGATCCGGGCAATCTCGGCACGATCCTGCGCACGGGCGATGCAGTCGGCGCAGGTGGGCTGATCCTGATCGGCGAGTCGGTTGACCCGTTCTCGGTCGAGGCGGTCCGCGCGAGCATGGGCGCGCTGTTCACGATTCCCGTGGTGAAAACCGAGTGGGCGCCGTTCCAGGCCTGGCTGCGCACCGGGCCCGGGCAGCTTGTCGGGCTGAGTCTCGACACCGAAACGGATTACCGGGCGGCGACCTATACCGGCCCAACCTTCCTGCTCACCGGCAACGAAGCGCAGGGCATGCCCCCCGAAATGGCCGAGGCCTGCGACGTGCTCGTGAAGATCCCGATGCTCGGCAAGGCGGACAGCCTCAATGCCGCCGTCGCGACGGCTGTGATGGCTTACGAAGTGCTTGCCCGGCAGGGAAAATCGCAAACTCTCGGTTGA
- a CDS encoding L,D-transpeptidase family protein yields the protein MARGFDEGRFKNGMMRSAIAIVATPMLMATPLFAQQVTPPTVVPTVPTAMPTPTLAPPVITVPPLNDTQAALLDKLLNGDIVAQGLKSAATVSTSAPSKDELVRGALDHARAVHAGRLSGADFQKDWGLRPPAYDPTPAFADAVRLDRIAAWFASLPPPYAGYDGLRKGLQNYRSIAAAGGWSPLASGPDFTIGASGPRVIALRKRLAVEDKDVSTSGDEFDSALVDAVRRAQRRYGLNPSGIVSTQTLAALNVSATDRVRQIMANMERWRWLPQDLPRDRIQVNIAAAVLTVFDGDTPVQSMRAVTGRPGDETPMLSSTIHSIVINPPWNVPTSIATKELWPKEKANPGYFKRNGIKVIDGTRLQQQAGDQSALGRFKFDFANDYSVYLHDTPSRAKFASFSRLASHGCVRLEKPAELADLLLKGDPSWTPEMVDAAVAKGDTVRARLTKPVSVYLLYWTAFASGNGQMNFRADPYDWDGILASKIEARTARQTIAAR from the coding sequence ATGGCGCGCGGTTTCGACGAAGGACGTTTCAAGAACGGCATGATGCGATCGGCGATTGCGATTGTCGCAACGCCAATGCTGATGGCCACACCGCTGTTCGCACAACAGGTAACGCCGCCCACGGTCGTACCTACAGTACCTACGGCCATGCCGACGCCGACACTGGCTCCTCCGGTCATCACCGTACCGCCCTTGAATGACACGCAGGCAGCCTTGCTCGACAAGCTGTTAAATGGCGACATCGTTGCGCAGGGCCTGAAGTCCGCCGCCACGGTATCGACCAGCGCGCCGAGCAAGGACGAACTCGTCCGTGGGGCGCTCGACCATGCGCGTGCGGTGCATGCCGGTCGTCTCAGCGGTGCCGATTTCCAGAAGGATTGGGGGTTGCGCCCGCCGGCCTATGATCCGACCCCTGCGTTTGCCGACGCCGTCCGGCTTGATCGGATTGCGGCATGGTTCGCATCCTTGCCGCCTCCCTATGCCGGGTATGACGGTCTGCGGAAGGGCCTCCAGAACTACCGCTCGATCGCTGCCGCGGGCGGCTGGTCGCCTCTGGCGTCGGGCCCCGATTTCACGATCGGTGCGTCCGGCCCACGCGTGATTGCGCTTCGCAAGCGTCTCGCGGTCGAGGACAAGGACGTCTCGACCAGTGGCGACGAGTTCGACTCCGCCCTTGTCGATGCGGTGCGTCGTGCGCAACGGCGCTACGGCCTGAACCCCAGCGGCATCGTCTCGACCCAGACGCTGGCTGCGCTCAACGTATCGGCAACCGACCGCGTGCGTCAGATCATGGCAAACATGGAGCGGTGGCGCTGGCTGCCGCAGGACCTGCCGCGTGACCGGATCCAGGTCAATATCGCCGCGGCGGTGCTCACCGTGTTCGACGGCGACACCCCGGTGCAATCGATGCGCGCGGTCACCGGTCGTCCGGGCGACGAGACGCCGATGCTTTCGTCGACGATCCACAGCATCGTCATCAACCCACCCTGGAACGTGCCGACGTCGATCGCGACCAAGGAATTGTGGCCGAAGGAAAAGGCCAACCCCGGCTATTTCAAGCGCAACGGCATCAAGGTGATCGACGGCACGCGGTTGCAGCAGCAGGCCGGCGACCAGAGCGCGCTGGGCCGGTTCAAATTCGATTTCGCCAACGACTATTCGGTCTATCTCCACGACACGCCAAGCCGTGCGAAGTTTGCAAGCTTCAGCCGGCTTGCGAGCCATGGCTGCGTTCGCCTTGAAAAGCCTGCCGAACTTGCCGACCTGCTGCTCAAGGGCGATCCGTCATGGACCCCAGAAATGGTCGACGCCGCAGTGGCGAAGGGCGACACGGTCCGGGCTCGCCTGACCAAGCCGGTGTCGGTATATCTGCTATACTGGACTGCATTTGCCAGCGGCAACGGCCAGATGAACTTCCGCGCCGATCCCTATGACTGGGACGGCATCCTCGCTTCCAAGATCGAGGCGCGTACGGCGCGCCAGACGATCGCCGCTCGCTGA